Proteins found in one Lutimonas zeaxanthinifaciens genomic segment:
- a CDS encoding SGNH/GDSL hydrolase family protein, whose product MNPPSTENTFTFLALGDSYTIGQGVSEEMRWPNQLKDRLLKESITLNKVHIIAQTGWTTSALLNAIDQKKPGQYDMVSLLIGVNNQYQRKPFEEFKEEFIELLDIALNLSGESQRVFVVSIPDYGVTRYGSANPGGIASEINNYNGFIKMHCEENKVPFVDVTEISRTLADSEGALASDALHPSGYQYSLWVEEIIPVVLELLEQ is encoded by the coding sequence ATGAATCCACCCTCAACGGAAAATACATTCACTTTTCTGGCACTAGGCGATTCCTACACCATTGGCCAGGGTGTTTCTGAAGAAATGAGATGGCCAAATCAGTTAAAGGATCGGTTACTGAAAGAATCGATTACTTTGAATAAAGTTCATATCATTGCCCAAACAGGCTGGACCACTTCTGCCCTGCTGAATGCGATAGATCAGAAAAAACCTGGTCAATACGATATGGTATCTTTATTAATTGGAGTAAACAATCAATATCAACGAAAACCATTCGAAGAATTTAAAGAGGAATTCATAGAGCTTCTCGACATTGCTTTAAATCTCTCAGGTGAGTCTCAAAGAGTATTTGTTGTATCCATTCCTGATTATGGAGTCACCAGATACGGATCCGCAAATCCTGGAGGAATCGCTTCAGAAATAAATAACTACAACGGGTTTATAAAAATGCATTGTGAAGAAAACAAGGTCCCATTCGTTGATGTTACGGAGATATCAAGAACTCTTGCCGATTCTGAGGGGGCACTTGCTTCAGATGCTCTTCATCCCAGTGGTTATCAATACAGCCTGTGGGTAGAAGAGATTATTCCAGTGGTTCTTGAGTTACTTGAACAGTAA
- a CDS encoding aldo/keto reductase, which produces MSNTKIGLGLAAIGRPEYINLRHETDIDKSEAFYREKAFNILSFAYDQGIRHFDTAPSYGKGEEFLQQWYLKNPYQDLSLSTKWGYTYMANWELGYAKPHEIKEHSLHKLKEQWSVSRNLLPALKTYQIHSATFESGVLENAEVHQELHRIKKTTGLKIGLSASGVQQNEILEYASKIMIHGEPLFESFQVTYNVLEMSTHDILKKLINAGKSIIIKEALANGRIFKHKDYGHYANLVRFLESLAVRYGVSIDAIGLRFVMDILEPALVLSGASTQRQLAENLRAQYFKLDLQDQLHLKQFAVDSEFYWNERKNLKWH; this is translated from the coding sequence TTGAGCAATACCAAAATAGGATTGGGTTTGGCGGCAATCGGCAGACCTGAATATATTAATTTAAGGCATGAAACTGATATTGATAAATCAGAGGCCTTCTACAGAGAAAAGGCCTTTAATATCTTAAGTTTTGCCTATGACCAGGGAATTAGGCATTTTGATACTGCACCTTCTTATGGAAAGGGGGAAGAATTTCTTCAACAGTGGTATCTGAAGAACCCTTATCAAGATCTTTCATTGAGCACCAAATGGGGGTATACCTACATGGCAAATTGGGAGCTGGGTTATGCGAAACCACATGAGATCAAAGAACATTCGTTGCATAAACTGAAAGAGCAGTGGTCGGTTTCCAGGAATTTATTACCTGCTTTAAAAACCTACCAGATACATTCCGCAACTTTCGAAAGCGGAGTCCTGGAAAATGCAGAAGTTCATCAGGAACTTCATCGAATCAAAAAAACAACGGGATTAAAAATAGGACTATCCGCCAGTGGAGTTCAACAAAATGAAATTTTGGAATATGCTTCAAAGATCATGATTCATGGAGAGCCGCTTTTTGAAAGTTTTCAGGTAACTTATAATGTCTTGGAAATGAGTACCCACGACATACTTAAGAAATTGATCAATGCCGGAAAATCCATAATTATAAAAGAGGCTTTGGCCAATGGAAGAATCTTTAAACATAAAGACTATGGCCATTATGCTAACTTGGTTCGATTCCTGGAAAGTCTGGCTGTGAGGTACGGGGTATCAATTGACGCCATCGGTTTACGCTTTGTTATGGATATTTTGGAACCTGCTCTGGTTTTAAGCGGGGCATCTACCCAAAGACAATTAGCAGAAAACTTAAGGGCCCAATATTTTAAACTTGACTTGCAAGATCAATTACATTTAAAACAGTTTGCGGTGGATAGTGAATTCTATTGGAATGAGCGAAAAAACTTAAAATGGCACTAG
- a CDS encoding DUF1295 domain-containing protein produces MTQTLGFFSPWIVYLIITMLHYYLPGKWETGYVKNTETGELLRYRLNGRLVLFTTVFLWFILGYLGWVPYDWLYTIRWYSLAGAFFFGLLFSFWIVLSAPVTDRSWLSDLYLGRMINPQLKGGRLDAKMWLYLIGAVMLELNILSFIAHHYQTYETIAPGLILCGSMLTYFILDYLSFEKVHLYTYDIFAERVGIKLGWGCLAFYPYFYSIAIWATVDLPDPRTPVWLLVCYAIIFLLGWSLARGANMQKYFFKTSPEKSFLGIKPKTISDGNRVLLVNGFWGLSRHINYLGEILMGVAIALSVGYPEVLWVWLYPLYYVALLFPRQIDDDKRCSIKYGDLWKEYIQKVKYRIIPYVY; encoded by the coding sequence ATGACACAAACACTTGGTTTTTTTTCACCCTGGATCGTTTACCTGATAATTACAATGTTACATTATTATCTCCCGGGAAAATGGGAAACCGGTTATGTGAAAAATACAGAAACGGGAGAGCTACTGAGGTACAGGTTGAATGGACGACTTGTTTTATTCACAACTGTTTTTCTTTGGTTTATATTGGGATATTTAGGCTGGGTACCTTATGACTGGCTTTACACGATCAGGTGGTATAGTCTTGCAGGCGCGTTTTTTTTTGGATTGCTGTTTTCTTTCTGGATCGTATTATCTGCTCCTGTAACGGACAGATCCTGGTTGTCAGATTTGTATTTGGGACGAATGATAAATCCACAACTAAAAGGTGGAAGACTCGATGCAAAAATGTGGTTATACCTAATAGGCGCGGTAATGCTTGAATTAAACATATTGAGTTTTATTGCACATCATTATCAAACCTATGAAACAATTGCACCCGGACTGATCCTTTGCGGGAGCATGCTGACCTATTTCATTCTCGACTATCTAAGCTTTGAAAAGGTACATTTGTACACCTATGATATTTTTGCAGAACGAGTAGGCATTAAATTAGGATGGGGTTGCCTTGCCTTTTACCCTTACTTCTACTCGATCGCAATTTGGGCCACCGTAGATTTACCCGATCCGCGCACACCGGTTTGGTTACTGGTTTGTTATGCAATAATTTTCTTATTGGGATGGAGCCTTGCACGAGGAGCCAACATGCAAAAATATTTCTTTAAAACGTCTCCGGAAAAATCATTTTTGGGAATCAAACCAAAAACAATTTCTGATGGAAATAGAGTACTATTGGTAAATGGTTTTTGGGGACTCAGCCGCCACATAAATTATCTGGGAGAAATTCTCATGGGAGTTGCAATCGCCTTGAGTGTTGGCTACCCGGAAGTTTTATGGGTATGGTTATACCCTTTATATTATGTGGCTTTGCTATTTCCCAGACAAATTGATGATGATAAAAGATGCAGTATTAAATATGGTGATCTATGGAAGGAATATATCCAGAAAGTAAAATACCGGATCATTCCTTATGTATATTAA
- a CDS encoding SDR family NAD(P)-dependent oxidoreductase, translating into MIDFKSKYGPWALVAGASEGLGAAFAEIIASKGLNLILIARRQSKLESLAEYLRTTYSVDVATHCADLADFSSIKTLISKSKESIGLLIYNAAYSPIGYFKNIEEENLEQIVDVNIKTPLLLSKLLSKGMIKRQQGGIILMSSLAGSQGSPKITTYAASKAFNTILAEGLWKELKKHGVDVLASRAGAISTPGYKSAQNTGDAPGTLSPKEVASTSLNALGKGPSVIPGSTNKLANFFMNRILPRKWTISIMDKNTKDLS; encoded by the coding sequence ATGATTGATTTCAAATCAAAATATGGGCCCTGGGCTCTTGTGGCAGGAGCTTCAGAAGGATTAGGTGCGGCCTTCGCTGAAATTATTGCAAGTAAGGGGTTGAACCTGATCTTAATTGCCAGGAGACAAAGTAAGTTAGAGTCTCTGGCGGAATATCTGCGAACCACCTATTCTGTTGATGTTGCAACGCATTGCGCGGACCTTGCAGATTTCAGTTCGATCAAAACTTTGATCTCCAAAAGCAAAGAATCAATAGGATTACTTATTTACAATGCAGCTTATTCACCTATTGGTTATTTCAAAAATATAGAAGAGGAAAACCTGGAACAGATAGTGGATGTAAATATCAAAACCCCTCTGTTACTCTCCAAACTGCTTTCTAAGGGAATGATAAAAAGACAACAAGGAGGTATCATTTTGATGTCATCCCTTGCAGGTAGCCAGGGAAGCCCAAAAATCACAACTTACGCGGCTTCTAAAGCCTTTAACACCATCTTGGCCGAAGGGCTCTGGAAGGAATTAAAAAAGCATGGGGTCGATGTGCTGGCTTCTCGTGCCGGAGCCATATCAACTCCAGGGTACAAGAGTGCTCAAAACACTGGTGATGCCCCTGGAACCCTGTCGCCAAAGGAAGTGGCTTCAACTTCATTGAATGCTTTGGGAAAAGGACCATCAGTGATACCCGGTAGTACAAACAAACTGGCTAATTTTTTTATGAATCGTATACTCCCCAGGAAATGGACAATTTCAATCATGGACAAAAACACTAAAGATCTATCATAA
- a CDS encoding VOC family protein, whose protein sequence is MRKSFHLSLPCLNLVETKSFYIDNIGASMGRFSQNWLDIDLFGHQITFTNAGSFHFSVPNYKFEGSILPSFHFGTILDIESFNEVYNRLRSKNFKITGKTTFLKGEPGEHISFFITDPNEYKVEFKSFKNPKHVFHT, encoded by the coding sequence ATGAGAAAATCATTTCACCTATCACTTCCGTGCCTGAATTTAGTTGAGACTAAATCGTTTTATATTGATAATATTGGAGCATCAATGGGAAGATTTTCCCAAAACTGGTTAGATATTGATTTATTTGGCCATCAGATCACGTTTACGAATGCAGGATCATTTCATTTTTCGGTTCCTAATTACAAATTTGAAGGTAGTATTTTACCATCCTTTCATTTTGGGACGATATTAGACATTGAATCCTTTAATGAGGTTTATAATCGATTACGCAGTAAGAATTTTAAAATAACAGGTAAAACAACATTTCTTAAAGGCGAGCCTGGAGAGCATATATCTTTCTTTATAACCGACCCAAATGAGTATAAAGTTGAATTTAAAAGTTTTAAGAATCCTAAACACGTTTTTCATACATAA
- a CDS encoding deoxyhypusine synthase family protein produces MNTKGAISNFIEKYFLHFNAATVVDAAKAYETQLNNGSKMLVSLAGAMSTAELGKIFAEMIRQDKVHIISCTGANLEEDLMNLVAHSHYRRIPDYRDLTPEDEWGLLKNGLNRVTDTCIPEEEAFRRLQVHIYELWKEANDKGERYLPHEFMYKLLLSGVLEAYYEIDLKDSWMYAAAQKNLPIVCPGWEDSTMGNIFASYVLKGELSANTMKSGIEYMTFLAGWYTKNSDKGIGFFQIGGGIAGDFPICVVPMLYQDLEQTDTPFWSYFCQISDSTTSYGSYSGAVPNEKITWGKLDIDTPKFIIESDATIVAPLIFAYLLNM; encoded by the coding sequence ATGAATACTAAAGGGGCAATTTCAAATTTCATAGAAAAATACTTTTTGCATTTTAATGCAGCCACTGTTGTTGATGCGGCAAAAGCTTATGAAACCCAGCTCAACAATGGCTCCAAAATGCTGGTTTCTCTCGCGGGTGCGATGAGTACCGCGGAGTTGGGTAAGATATTTGCTGAAATGATTCGTCAGGACAAAGTACATATAATTTCATGCACAGGTGCAAACCTTGAGGAAGACCTGATGAATTTAGTGGCACATTCCCATTACAGGCGAATACCTGATTATCGGGATCTAACTCCTGAAGATGAATGGGGCCTATTGAAGAATGGTTTAAATCGTGTTACAGATACCTGTATTCCTGAAGAAGAAGCTTTTAGAAGGTTACAGGTACATATTTATGAACTTTGGAAAGAGGCAAACGATAAAGGAGAACGTTATTTACCTCATGAATTTATGTACAAGTTACTCTTATCAGGCGTTTTAGAAGCCTATTATGAAATAGACTTAAAAGATTCTTGGATGTATGCTGCGGCACAAAAGAATCTGCCTATAGTTTGTCCTGGATGGGAAGATAGCACGATGGGAAACATTTTCGCCAGTTATGTATTGAAAGGAGAATTAAGCGCAAATACTATGAAGTCTGGAATTGAATATATGACGTTTCTGGCAGGTTGGTATACCAAAAATTCGGATAAAGGAATTGGGTTTTTTCAAATTGGAGGGGGCATTGCCGGAGATTTCCCAATTTGCGTTGTGCCAATGTTATATCAGGATTTAGAGCAGACTGATACACCTTTTTGGAGTTACTTCTGTCAGATAAGTGATTCAACAACCAGTTATGGATCTTACTCTGGAGCTGTGCCAAATGAAAAAATTACTTGGGGAAAGTTAGATATTGACACTCCAAAGTTTATCATAGAAAGTGATGCTACTATCGTGGCGCCTTTAATTTTTGCTTATTTATTAAATATGTAA
- the speB gene encoding agmatinase: MKTKTYAGIPEEYAKLERAEIVLIPVPYDGTSTWQKGADKGPEAFLEASENMELYDIETDSEVYIKGIYLADPVTINSSPEAMVDAVHQETKRYIKKNKFVTIFGGEHSVSIGTIKAFNEVIENLTVLHIDAHADLRKSYEGSSCNHACAVYEASQSTNLIQVGIRSMDVGEKSVMNFDKTYFAHDMAMDDTWMDSAIEQMTQNVYITFDLDAFDPSIMPSTGTPEPGGLFWYETLDFLKQVFREKNVVGFDIVELCPNSNDKSSDFLAAKLYYKMLSYKFLNDEPEENYEDNYEEQNRLSNYMKFNEEEDEY; this comes from the coding sequence ATGAAAACAAAAACTTACGCAGGCATACCTGAAGAATATGCAAAGTTAGAGCGAGCGGAAATCGTTTTAATTCCAGTTCCATATGATGGAACAAGCACATGGCAAAAGGGAGCTGACAAAGGTCCGGAGGCTTTCTTGGAGGCCTCAGAGAACATGGAACTCTATGATATCGAAACAGATTCAGAAGTGTATATAAAAGGTATATATCTGGCAGATCCGGTGACTATTAACTCATCACCAGAAGCGATGGTGGATGCCGTTCATCAAGAGACCAAACGATACATTAAGAAAAATAAGTTTGTTACCATCTTCGGAGGAGAACATTCGGTTTCTATAGGAACTATAAAAGCCTTTAACGAGGTGATTGAAAACCTGACGGTCTTACATATTGATGCCCATGCCGATCTGAGAAAATCCTATGAAGGAAGTTCTTGCAATCATGCTTGCGCAGTATATGAAGCAAGTCAATCGACTAATTTAATTCAGGTCGGAATTCGATCTATGGATGTGGGGGAAAAGTCAGTAATGAACTTTGATAAAACTTACTTTGCACATGATATGGCCATGGATGATACCTGGATGGATTCTGCAATAGAACAAATGACCCAGAATGTTTATATCACATTTGACTTAGATGCTTTCGATCCTTCCATAATGCCAAGTACCGGAACTCCTGAACCCGGAGGACTGTTTTGGTATGAAACTCTGGATTTTTTAAAGCAGGTGTTTAGAGAAAAAAATGTCGTTGGTTTTGACATTGTTGAATTATGCCCAAATAGCAATGATAAATCATCAGATTTTCTGGCCGCTAAATTATATTATAAGATGTTGAGCTATAAATTTCTGAATGATGAGCCTGAAGAAAACTATGAGGACAATTACGAGGAGCAAAATAGATTAAGTAATTATATGAAATTTAATGAAGAAGAAGATGAATACTAA
- a CDS encoding arginine decarboxylase, with product MNTKYIDLINQTFDFPQPEFGLERDHLFFHDIDLNKLVEVYGSPLKFTYLPQISNNINRAKKWFDNAFRKYKYTGEYKYCYCTKSSHFKHVMDEALKNDIHIETSSAFDIDIIETLKTKQQIKDNTYVICNGFKREKYISNIARLINGGHQNCIPIIDNYEEIDLLSNQIERDFNIGIRIASEEEPKFEFYTSRLGIGYKNIVPFYNRQIKDNSRVQLKMLHFFINTGIRDNAYYWNELLKCLKVYTSLKKICPSLDSLNIGGGFPIKNSLAFDFDYQYLVDEIVNQIKLACEEEGVDVPNIFTEFGSFTVGESGGAIYEVLYQKQQNDREKWNMINSSFITTLPDTWAINKRFIMLPINRWHSTYERVLLGGLTCDSDDYYNSEQHINAIYLPKYDKNKPLYVGFFNTGAYQETIGGYGGLQHCLIPAPKHILINKDRNGSIHTQIYRDQQKSEELLEILGYKKEPFNIAIQNTVTTNDLQFAANK from the coding sequence ATGAATACTAAATATATTGATTTAATCAATCAAACATTTGATTTTCCTCAGCCTGAATTTGGATTAGAGAGAGATCATCTTTTTTTTCATGATATAGACTTAAACAAATTAGTTGAAGTTTATGGATCTCCTTTAAAGTTTACTTATTTACCGCAAATTTCAAATAATATTAACAGAGCCAAGAAATGGTTTGATAATGCTTTTCGAAAATACAAATACACAGGAGAATATAAATATTGTTATTGCACCAAAAGCTCTCATTTTAAGCATGTAATGGATGAAGCATTAAAGAATGATATTCATATAGAAACATCTTCAGCTTTTGATATTGATATAATTGAAACTCTTAAAACCAAGCAGCAGATAAAAGATAACACCTACGTTATATGTAATGGGTTTAAGCGAGAAAAGTATATATCTAATATCGCCAGGCTTATCAATGGCGGGCATCAAAACTGTATTCCGATAATCGATAATTATGAAGAAATCGATTTATTGTCTAATCAAATTGAACGGGATTTCAATATTGGCATCCGTATCGCTTCAGAAGAAGAGCCAAAATTTGAGTTTTATACCTCGCGATTAGGTATTGGCTACAAAAATATCGTACCATTTTATAACAGGCAGATAAAGGACAACTCCAGGGTTCAACTTAAAATGCTTCATTTCTTTATTAATACTGGAATAAGAGATAATGCATATTACTGGAATGAACTCTTAAAGTGTTTAAAAGTATATACCAGTTTAAAAAAGATTTGCCCTTCCCTTGATAGTTTGAACATTGGAGGAGGATTTCCAATTAAGAATTCATTGGCATTTGATTTTGACTATCAATATTTGGTTGATGAAATTGTTAATCAAATCAAGTTAGCTTGTGAAGAAGAAGGGGTTGATGTACCAAATATATTTACTGAGTTTGGAAGTTTCACGGTTGGTGAAAGCGGTGGGGCTATATATGAAGTGTTGTATCAAAAACAACAGAATGACAGGGAGAAATGGAATATGATCAACTCTTCATTTATTACTACCCTTCCAGATACATGGGCTATAAACAAGCGTTTTATAATGTTGCCAATTAACCGTTGGCATAGCACCTATGAACGCGTGCTGTTGGGAGGTTTAACCTGTGACAGTGATGATTATTATAATAGCGAACAACATATTAATGCCATATACCTGCCTAAATACGACAAGAATAAACCCTTATATGTAGGCTTTTTTAACACGGGAGCATATCAGGAAACGATTGGTGGGTATGGTGGATTACAGCATTGTTTAATTCCTGCTCCAAAACATATTTTAATCAATAAAGATAGAAACGGTAGCATCCATACCCAGATTTACAGAGACCAGCAAAAGAGCGAAGAATTGCTTGAAATTCTAGGCTACAAAAAAGAGCCTTTCAATATCGCGATTCAAAATACAGTAACAACAAATGATTTGCAATTTGCAGCAAATAAATAG
- a CDS encoding CHRD domain-containing protein has translation MKPDYLSKLKRFMFLFLILSFVGCSDDDEPIITPDPDPVDPPVTVSKSTEYDLNAVAVADISGKATFIEYSDNTVAIELELSNTPAGGQHPAHIHYNTAAEGGDVALTLGTVDGTTGKSSITVTALNDGTAVGYDDLVAFDGYINVHLSSDDLETIVAQGDIGENALTGTSKSYDLMEKAVPGIAGTVTFYERQNGEALSVIELANTPEGGIHPAHIHTGNALEGGGIAVSLNPVDGTSGMSKTSITQLDDGTAVSYDDLLDFDGYINVHLSPEELSTIVAQGDIGGNALSGTEMMYMLGEKDVAGISGMVHFYKRNNGETLAKLELINTPAGGIHPAHIHNNSAIEGGGIAVSLTPVDGSTGMSYTNIAALDDGTTISYDDLMNFDGYLNVHLSPEDLAVIVAQGDIGQNELTGMTIMYDLGEKDVPGISGMVTFYERKSGEALAMLKLMNTPAGGVHPAHIHNNSASEGGGIAFSFNPVNGDTGMSSTHVAQLDDGSSFGFDDIENFDGYINVHLSPDNLATIVAQGNIGSNLGDNGGGDGESVTYAVGNTGSSAYVFTGGDLNNESNPDFTFKRGQTYIFNVNAPGHPFLIKTTETLGTGDSYNDGVTNNGAAQDTITFTVPMDAPDTLFYICEFHSEMAGTINIVD, from the coding sequence ATGAAACCAGATTACCTTTCCAAATTAAAGCGATTTATGTTTTTATTCCTCATCTTATCCTTTGTAGGGTGTAGTGATGATGATGAACCTATTATAACACCTGATCCGGATCCTGTGGATCCACCAGTAACTGTTTCTAAAAGTACTGAGTACGATCTCAATGCTGTTGCCGTAGCTGATATTTCAGGTAAAGCGACATTCATAGAATATTCCGATAATACGGTGGCAATTGAACTTGAACTTTCAAACACTCCGGCAGGAGGTCAGCATCCAGCACACATTCATTATAATACCGCCGCAGAAGGAGGAGATGTTGCTCTTACTTTGGGTACGGTAGATGGAACTACAGGGAAAAGTTCGATTACAGTTACTGCCTTGAATGATGGAACAGCTGTTGGATATGATGATTTAGTAGCTTTTGACGGTTATATTAATGTACACCTAAGTTCCGATGATTTAGAAACAATCGTGGCCCAGGGAGATATAGGTGAAAATGCCTTGACGGGAACCTCTAAGTCTTATGACCTCATGGAAAAGGCTGTCCCCGGTATTGCCGGTACGGTCACGTTTTATGAAAGACAAAATGGAGAGGCCTTGAGCGTTATTGAGTTGGCCAATACTCCGGAAGGAGGAATACATCCTGCTCACATTCATACTGGAAACGCCCTGGAAGGAGGAGGAATAGCTGTATCACTAAATCCGGTGGATGGTACCTCAGGGATGAGTAAAACCAGTATAACTCAACTGGATGATGGCACAGCAGTTTCATATGATGATTTATTAGACTTTGACGGATACATTAATGTTCACTTAAGCCCTGAAGAACTTTCAACAATAGTTGCGCAAGGAGATATTGGAGGCAATGCCTTGTCCGGAACTGAAATGATGTACATGTTAGGCGAAAAAGATGTGGCTGGTATATCAGGAATGGTCCATTTCTACAAAAGAAACAACGGTGAAACTTTAGCGAAACTTGAATTAATAAATACTCCTGCAGGAGGTATCCACCCGGCACACATACACAATAATTCAGCTATTGAAGGCGGAGGAATTGCTGTAAGCCTTACACCCGTTGATGGATCAACAGGAATGAGCTACACAAATATAGCGGCGTTAGATGATGGCACAACCATATCTTATGATGACCTAATGAATTTTGACGGATATTTAAATGTACACCTAAGCCCTGAAGATCTTGCAGTTATTGTTGCGCAAGGAGATATAGGCCAAAATGAATTAACCGGAATGACAATTATGTATGATTTAGGTGAAAAGGATGTTCCCGGAATTTCAGGTATGGTAACTTTCTATGAAAGAAAAAGTGGAGAGGCATTAGCCATGTTAAAATTAATGAATACTCCGGCTGGAGGAGTGCATCCGGCTCACATTCATAATAACTCCGCGTCAGAAGGAGGAGGAATAGCATTTTCTTTCAATCCAGTGAATGGTGATACGGGTATGAGTTCTACGCATGTAGCTCAGCTTGATGATGGGTCTTCTTTTGGCTTCGATGATATTGAGAACTTCGATGGATACATCAATGTACACCTGAGCCCTGATAATCTTGCAACCATTGTGGCACAAGGTAACATAGGGTCCAATCTGGGTGATAATGGTGGAGGCGATGGAGAGTCAGTGACTTATGCCGTTGGAAATACGGGTTCAAGCGCCTACGTATTTACTGGTGGTGACCTTAATAATGAATCAAATCCTGACTTTACTTTTAAACGAGGGCAAACTTATATATTTAATGTAAATGCACCAGGACATCCGTTCCTGATTAAAACAACCGAAACACTTGGGACTGGTGACTCCTACAATGATGGTGTCACCAATAATGGAGCTGCTCAAGACACAATTACTTTTACTGTGCCAATGGACGCTCCCGATACCCTTTTCTACATATGCGAGTTCCATTCCGAAATGGCTGGAACGATCAACATTGTTGATTAA
- a CDS encoding shikimate kinase, with translation MKFVLLGYMGSGKSTVAKALSNKLHLPCVDLDDYIEEKEQMTVNKIFQTQGEVYFRLQESKYLKEILEMDSELILSVGGGTPCYSNNMELINQYSRSIYLKGSIPTICQRLRNEKDQRPLIADLNDGQLTEFVAKHLFERRNYYEKADTIINVDGKSLEDLVSESTLSLKEYLK, from the coding sequence ATGAAATTTGTGTTGCTGGGCTACATGGGAAGCGGTAAGTCAACCGTTGCCAAGGCACTCTCAAATAAGTTGCATTTACCTTGTGTGGATCTCGATGATTATATAGAGGAAAAAGAACAAATGACGGTCAATAAAATCTTTCAGACCCAGGGAGAGGTCTATTTCAGGCTTCAGGAAAGTAAATACCTTAAGGAGATACTGGAAATGGATTCAGAACTTATACTTTCAGTTGGAGGAGGAACTCCTTGCTATTCAAATAATATGGAATTGATCAATCAGTATTCCAGATCGATCTATTTGAAAGGAAGCATTCCCACGATCTGCCAGAGACTCAGGAACGAAAAGGATCAAAGGCCCTTGATTGCTGATTTGAATGACGGACAGCTCACCGAGTTTGTGGCCAAACATTTATTTGAAAGGAGAAATTATTATGAAAAGGCTGATACGATCATCAATGTTGACGGCAAATCCCTGGAAGACCTGGTGAGTGAATCAACCTTGAGCCTAAAGGAATATCTAAAATAG